The region AGCCTGGATGAGGATCAAATTTTGCAAACTGCGGTTCGGGAATTGGCGATCGCGATCGGGGTTACAGGCTGTAATGCCGCCCTTTATAACCTGGAAACCCGTACATCCAAAGTGTCTTATGAATATACTGATTCTCTGGTTCCTCTCCAGGGACGAGTAGTGCAAATGGACAATTTTCCAGAAGGTTATCGCCAACTGATTCAAGGGCAATATTTCCAATTTTGCTCCTTGGTTCCTAATCCTCTGCGTGGGTATGTCGCCATGCTGGCATGCCCAATTCTCGACGACCAAGGGGTTCTCGGTGATTTATGGCTCGTCACCCAGAAATATCGTGCTTTTAATGATCAAGATATTCGGTTAGTGCAGCAGGTTGCCAATCACTGTGCAATTGCCATTCGTCAGGCACGTCTCTATCAAAAAGCTCAAGCCCAAGTCAAAGAACTGGAAAAGCTCAATCGTCTCAAAGACGATTTCCTCAGCGCTGTTTCCCATGAGTTGCGTAGCCCCATGGCCAACATCAAAATGGCAACTCAAATGCTAGAAGAAGTCATATTGTTCAATAACAAACCGAATCCCCTACAAATTACAAACACTGCCGTAGGGCTACCTGCCCAATCCGCTCCGATGCAGAAAGCCCTTCGATATTTCAAAATCCTTAAAGCTGAATGTCAGCGAGAAATTAATCTGATCAACGATTTATTAGACCTTTCCCGGTTGGAGACTGGAGTTGACGTTCCCACATTAGAATCAATTGAGCCAACAAGCTGGCTCCAGCAGCTTGTGCAACCGTTTATGGAACGTACTCGCAATCAGCAGCAAATCCTACGACTAGAAATTCCCTCTCTTCCGATGATCATAACCGACCGATCCCGACTAGAGCGAATTTTAGGTGAACTGCTCAACAATGCCTGTAAATACACGCCTACTCAGGAAACAATTACTTTATCAGCAGAAATATCTCCCGCTCCCCTCTCCACAACCATAGAGAATGCCCTATTGCAGATTAAAGTTTGTAATTCTGGTGTAGAAATTTCTTCTGAAGAGCTAGAACGTATTTTTGATAAATTTTACCGGATTCCTAATAATGACCCCTGGAAACATGGAGGCACTGGATTAGGACTGGCATTAGTCAAAAAACTGTTAGAACCATTAAATGCTTCTATCCAACCAACGAGCGAAAATGGCTCAACATGCTTCAGCATTACTGTGCCAGTAACTATCGCAAGCACCAGTGACTAGCGCAAGCAATAGTTTACAAGCAATAGTTTATAAGAGAAACAGTTCCGCTAAGCTAAGGCAGATCTAAGATAGATCAATGCGTAATTTGAGTGTTGCTGATTCAGATAGAATGCGACTGAAGCCTAGAGCAAGTGACGTGATAGATATGAATCGATCTTGTGAGCGTAGTGCAGTGTGAGTGTAATGCAGTTGAATAGTCTCCCTACCCAGCCAGGTACACCCGTGATTTTGGGCAGTTTGCCCAATCCACCGATTCAAGAGCAAACATGCCCCCGTCGGGCAACGATTGAGATTGATCTAGTGTTACTGGCGATCGAAGCTCTTGAACTCGAAGGTTCCGACGCAATTTTGCAAACTGCAAAAGATTTAGAACTGGATGAAATTATCAAGGATCGGGTGACGTTATGGCGTCTACGCAATACCAATCCACTGCGACGGCATAATCAACGCCGTGGATTGAGCTTGACTGAGGCAAAGGCGCTGGTTATTGTGGGTTGCTATCTGGCGCGACGCCTTACTGTGCTGATTCGGCAGTTACTCCTGGCATATCAACAACTTCAGGAGCAAGGACTTTCGATGGAGCATCACTTCCGGTTGAACGACTACCTGGAACGATTTCGCGCTCATTTCAGATCGCGTATGAATCCACGCCGTGCTGCTGTTGCCGAAAACTACTCGGATGAGAAATTGAACGAATTGGCGTTAAATCTATTAACTGAACTGTTGTTTTGCACAGGAACTTATGGCACTCAGCGTTTCTGGTTTAGCTTGTTTGATGGAGAGGTGGCATGACCATTCAACGCTTGTACAGTTTGCCAAACTGTAGCCTGTTGCTAGAAGGCTTGGGGGATGTCATTTCCCTGGGGCAACCAGATGCCCGCTTGCCTATGTCAATGGTGATCAATGCAGAATGTCGTTTGGCGGGCTACGAAAAGCCGCTATCTGGTGGGCGAGAATTTTTAGACAGCCTGGTTAAAGCCGTCAGTCAGTATGCTCAAGATCTATTGAGTGGGCTGAACAGCACCCGTTCTACTCAGGATCCCTCGCAATTAGTGCAACTTGAACGCATTAGCGAAACAATGCATCGTTTGAGTGTGCGATCGCAGGTGGAAGGCAGTACCACTCTCACTCCACCCATAGAAATTGACCTGAATACTGTCCAGCTTTTTGACCTGGTGGAAGCGGTGGATCAACTCCTGGCAGACACCCAAACCCTGCCAGATCTGACCCTAAATCTCAAACCCTTGTCCCGCCGCGAAATTGTGCGGCAGCAAACTGCTAGCAAGCAATTGGTTCCAGCTGCGATCGGGGTATCTGGGTTAGCTGCTGCGGCTGTGTTGCTGTCTTTACTTCCAGTCCCCAAAGTAGAGCCACCTAAAGACTTGTATCCTGTCCGGGGACAAACTAGCTCAACAACTGGCAGTAATCCATCTCCTACCGTGCCACCGTCACCAACCACTTCTCCCGCCGCCAGTTCCCCAGCCGCAGCGACAAGCCCTAGCCCAACAGCAACGGCAAGTCCAGACTTGAAGCAACTGGAAGATACTCTAGTAAAAGCACCAGAGCTTACTGATGCAGCCCAACTAAATACTTTAGGCCAACAGCTTCGAGAACGGCTCAACCAAACCTGGACTTCTCGCTCTGCTGTTACTCAAGATCTGACCTATCAAGTTGGTGTTAGCAAAGATGGTGCCATTTTAGGATACAAACCAGTTAACCCCGCTTCGCTGGAGAATGCCAATAAAACTCCACTGCTGGATCTAGTTCCTCGGCAACCGGGAGTAACCTCGACTCCACTGGCGTTATTTAAGGTTGTCTTTACCGGAAGCGGCAATGTGGAAGTAGCGCCCTGGAAGCAGGTGATGACCTCACCAATTAGTGGCATCAGTGAGATTACAGAAACTCGCCAACTGGAAGCAATTCTGCCAAAGCTAACCAGCCAGATTAATCAAAATTGGGACAAAGACCCAACTTTCCAGGAAGACCTAATCTTTAAGGTTAGGGTGAAGCAGGATGGGACAATTGTAGACTACAGCCCTGAAAATGACGCTGCCGCACGATTTGCACAGGAAACGCCGTTAGCAAAGTTGGGTAAACCGATCGCGGATGGCAACACTGCACCAACCGCAGAACCTATTGCCTT is a window of Leptolyngbyaceae cyanobacterium JSC-12 DNA encoding:
- a CDS encoding Protein of unknown function (DUF3038) (IMG reference gene:2510096829~PFAM: Protein of unknown function (DUF3038)), coding for MQLNSLPTQPGTPVILGSLPNPPIQEQTCPRRATIEIDLVLLAIEALELEGSDAILQTAKDLELDEIIKDRVTLWRLRNTNPLRRHNQRRGLSLTEAKALVIVGCYLARRLTVLIRQLLLAYQQLQEQGLSMEHHFRLNDYLERFRAHFRSRMNPRRAAVAENYSDEKLNELALNLLTELLFCTGTYGTQRFWFSLFDGEVA
- a CDS encoding hypothetical protein (IMG reference gene:2510096830); translated protein: MTIQRLYSLPNCSLLLEGLGDVISLGQPDARLPMSMVINAECRLAGYEKPLSGGREFLDSLVKAVSQYAQDLLSGLNSTRSTQDPSQLVQLERISETMHRLSVRSQVEGSTTLTPPIEIDLNTVQLFDLVEAVDQLLADTQTLPDLTLNLKPLSRREIVRQQTASKQLVPAAIGVSGLAAAAVLLSLLPVPKVEPPKDLYPVRGQTSSTTGSNPSPTVPPSPTTSPAASSPAAATSPSPTATASPDLKQLEDTLVKAPELTDAAQLNTLGQQLRERLNQTWTSRSAVTQDLTYQVGVSKDGAILGYKPVNPASLENANKTPLLDLVPRQPGVTSTPLALFKVVFTGSGNVEVAPWKQVMTSPISGISEITETRQLEAILPKLTSQINQNWDKDPTFQEDLIFKVRVKQDGTIVDYSPENDAAARFAQETPLAKLGKPIADGNTAPTAEPIALFKVVMRPPNGALEVSPWRGWQN